From Peromyscus eremicus chromosome 3, PerEre_H2_v1, whole genome shotgun sequence, one genomic window encodes:
- the Tlx2 gene encoding T-cell leukemia homeobox protein 2, translating to MEPAVLAPHHLPHHEPISFGIDQILSGPEPPGGGLGQGQAGQSHGESAAFSGGFHGASGYAPAGSLAPLPRGSGVGPGGVIRVPAHRPLPVPPPSGAAPAVPGPSGLGGAGGLAGLTFPWMDSGRRFAKDRLTAALSPFSGTRRIGHPYQNRTPPKRKKPRTSFSRSQVLELERRFLRQKYLASAERAALAKALRMTDAQVKTWFQNRRTKWRRQTAEEREAERHRAGRLLLHLQQDALPRPLRPPLPPDPLCLHNSSLFALQNLQPWAEDNKVASVSGLASVV from the exons ATGGAGCCAGCGGTGTTGGCTCCGCACCACCTTCCGCACCACGAACCCATCAGCTTCGGCATTGATCAGATCCTGAGCGGCCCCGAACCCCCGGGGGGCGGTCTGGGCCAGGGGCAGGCGGGCCAGAGCCACGGGGAGAGTGCGGCGTTCTCGGGTGGATTCCACGGAGCCTCGGGCTACGCTCCAGCCGGCTCATTGGCCCCCTTGCCCAGAGGCTCGGGAGTGGGCCCGGGCGGCGTGATCCGCGTCCCCGCGCACCGCCCGCTGCCGGTGCCGCCGCCCTCGGGTGCGGCCCCCGCGGTGCCCGGACCCTCGGGTTTGGGCGGCGCTGGGGGCCTAGCGGGACTCACCTTTCCCTGGATGGACAGCGGCCGCCGCTTTGCAAAGGACAGGCTCACGG CTGCGCTCTCGCCCTTCTCTGGGACACGTCGCATAGGCCACCCCTATCAAAACCGGACCCCCCCGAAGCGCAAGAAGCCGCGCACCTCCTTTTCCCGCTCGCAGGTGCTGGAGCTGGAGCGCCGCTTCCTGCGCCAGAAGTACCTGGCCTCGGCAGAGAGGGCGGCGCTGGCCAAGGCCCTGCGCATGACGGACGCGCAGGTCAAGACCTGGTTCCAGAATCGGCGCACCAAGTGGCG GCGCCAGACGGCGGAGGAGCGCGAGGCGGAGCGGCACCGCGCGGGCCGCCTGCTGCTGCACCTGCAGCAGGACGCGCTGCCCCGGCCACTGCGGCCGCCGCTGCCCCCGGACCCGCTCTGCCTGCACAACTCTTCGCTCTTCGCGCTGCAGAATCTGCAGCCCTGGGCCGAGGACAACAAGGTGGCTTCGGTGTCCGGACTCGCCTCGGTGGTGTGA